Proteins from a genomic interval of Flammeovirgaceae bacterium SG7u.111:
- the pglZ gene encoding BREX-1 system phosphatase PglZ type A has product MKNNITKALEKNFEQHRIIFWYDEKGDLKEEFDQVALDDVTKIHVEGNEFEVKHLVSQKQPAAKFLLYFDKEKPRVEENWLLDLELANFEFHTDQEAMFLQELGLDFYFKELVATHIEFFKNKERRLGLKGLLGEGDTHKEIRYKMLAVVFESEHVNLNTFLHKHASLFLEEDTSLEKSLDRFCLSGFYWGELKAKYNYQGEPVGIYDFMLEAFMNNFELGKKTGLTREAGLMLSLWQDSYSIRDSFKEMSAKIAADTQLESLLSEANLDQLIDDNLFELTEQRVIHELVGLIVDESISKQKTLELTKLRENKFWYAGYKNFYDCLKYAVELMDLVKKNKEVTFASREEGIRSYTQNLYQIDYVYRKFVKKYRDTHQSGKLKELADKVEKVYSNDWLLASNNEWQSVVDKLEKWQEVGMDNQKSFYNIHVAPYLEKKQRLFVIISDAFRYECGVEFHKQLLKENRYDAELGHLVTNLPSYTQLGMASLLPHKNISFKEKSDSIMVDGTLANGISGRKKVLAEKVGARATAIQADEFVKLKSSTEGRDFVKGYDLIYIYHNRIDKQGDDKSSEEQVFDAVEEEIDFLKTLLKKIASMNGNNMILTSDHGFIYQNQPLEESDFCQVAAEGEVWKENRRFILGKELKPDVATKYFSSESLGLAKGVDVLIPKGINRNRVKGAGSRFIHGGSSLQETIVPLIKISKRRKDTIDQVEIDIIQSTNKITTNIQAISFIQNEPVSDKSLPRSIKAGFYAGSGELISNLFKFNFDFEGSLPQQREEKHRFQLSSKASGQYKNQQVFLRLEEPVAGSSQWKPYKEYSFTLNISFTSDFDDF; this is encoded by the coding sequence ATGAAAAACAATATAACAAAGGCTCTGGAGAAAAACTTCGAGCAACATAGAATCATATTTTGGTACGATGAAAAGGGCGACTTGAAGGAGGAGTTTGACCAAGTAGCCCTTGACGACGTAACCAAAATCCATGTGGAAGGCAACGAGTTTGAGGTAAAGCACCTAGTGAGCCAAAAGCAGCCTGCCGCAAAGTTTTTACTGTATTTTGATAAGGAAAAACCAAGGGTGGAGGAAAATTGGTTGTTGGATTTGGAATTAGCCAACTTCGAATTCCATACCGACCAAGAGGCGATGTTTTTACAAGAACTCGGCTTGGACTTTTATTTTAAGGAGTTGGTAGCTACCCACATAGAGTTTTTTAAAAACAAAGAGCGAAGGCTGGGGCTAAAAGGGCTTTTGGGCGAAGGGGATACGCACAAGGAGATAAGGTACAAAATGCTGGCGGTCGTTTTTGAAAGCGAGCATGTAAACCTCAATACTTTTCTGCACAAGCACGCCAGCCTTTTTCTGGAAGAAGACACAAGCTTGGAGAAAAGCCTCGACCGCTTTTGCCTTTCGGGTTTTTATTGGGGAGAGCTGAAAGCAAAGTACAATTACCAAGGCGAGCCTGTCGGTATTTATGACTTTATGCTCGAAGCTTTTATGAACAATTTTGAGCTGGGCAAAAAGACAGGGCTTACCAGAGAGGCGGGGCTGATGCTTTCCCTCTGGCAAGACAGCTATAGCATACGGGATAGTTTTAAGGAAATGTCGGCAAAAATAGCGGCAGACACTCAACTGGAAAGTTTGCTTTCCGAAGCCAACCTAGACCAACTGATTGACGACAACCTCTTTGAGCTGACAGAGCAAAGGGTGATCCACGAGCTGGTTGGGCTTATTGTAGATGAATCGATTTCGAAGCAAAAGACGCTGGAGCTGACCAAGCTTCGGGAAAACAAGTTTTGGTATGCTGGTTATAAAAACTTCTACGATTGCTTAAAATATGCAGTCGAATTGATGGATTTGGTAAAAAAGAACAAAGAGGTGACGTTTGCCTCCAGAGAGGAAGGGATTAGGAGCTATACACAAAACCTGTATCAGATTGACTATGTGTATAGAAAGTTCGTCAAAAAATATAGAGACACCCACCAGTCTGGCAAACTGAAAGAGCTGGCAGATAAAGTTGAAAAGGTGTATTCGAACGATTGGCTGCTGGCATCAAACAACGAATGGCAGTCGGTAGTGGACAAGCTGGAAAAATGGCAAGAAGTGGGCATGGACAACCAAAAAAGCTTTTATAACATCCACGTTGCCCCATACCTTGAGAAAAAACAACGGTTGTTTGTAATCATTTCCGATGCCTTCCGCTACGAATGCGGGGTAGAGTTTCATAAGCAATTATTGAAGGAGAACAGGTACGATGCCGAGCTAGGTCATTTGGTAACCAACCTCCCTTCTTATACCCAACTGGGCATGGCTTCATTGCTTCCGCATAAAAATATAAGCTTTAAGGAGAAGTCTGATTCCATAATGGTGGACGGCACATTGGCAAACGGGATAAGTGGTAGGAAGAAAGTATTAGCCGAAAAAGTGGGGGCAAGGGCTACAGCAATTCAAGCAGATGAGTTTGTTAAACTGAAATCCTCTACAGAAGGGCGGGATTTTGTGAAAGGCTATGACCTGATTTATATTTATCATAACAGGATAGACAAGCAAGGCGACGACAAGTCGAGCGAAGAGCAGGTATTTGATGCAGTGGAGGAGGAAATTGATTTTTTGAAGACTTTGCTGAAAAAGATAGCCAGTATGAATGGCAACAATATGATTCTTACTTCTGACCACGGGTTTATTTACCAGAACCAACCCTTGGAGGAAAGTGATTTTTGCCAAGTAGCAGCAGAAGGAGAGGTATGGAAAGAGAATAGGAGGTTCATCCTTGGCAAAGAGTTGAAGCCAGATGTGGCTACCAAATACTTTTCTTCAGAAAGCCTTGGTTTGGCAAAGGGAGTAGATGTGTTGATTCCTAAGGGCATCAACAGGAACAGGGTAAAAGGGGCAGGCTCAAGGTTTATCCATGGGGGAAGCAGTTTGCAGGAAACGATAGTTCCTCTTATCAAAATATCCAAACGCCGAAAAGATACCATAGACCAAGTCGAAATTGATATCATCCAATCGACCAACAAAATAACAACAAATATCCAAGCAATTTCATTTATCCAAAACGAACCTGTTTCGGACAAATCCTTGCCGAGGAGTATTAAAGCAGGTTTTTATGCGGGTTCGGGAGAGCTAATAAGTAATTTGTTTAAGTTCAATTTTGATTTTGAAGGAAGTTTGCCCCAACAGCGGGAGGAAAAGCATAGGTTTCAACTTAGTTCGAAGGCAAGTGGTCAGTATAAAAACCAACAGGTATTTTTGAGGCTGGAAGAGCCTGTGGCAGGCTCGTCACAATGGAAACCATACAAAGAATATAGCTTTACTCTCAATATTTCGTTTACAAGCGACTTTGATGACTTTTAA
- the brxL gene encoding BREX system Lon protease-like protein BrxL, producing MKNLDLKLNEHFGGKVVRKDLTKHVKGNAIVPSYVLEYLLGQYCATDDDETIRQGVETVKNIIAKHFVHRDEAQIIKSTVREKGSHRIIDKVAVKLNDKKDIYEASFANLGLTKVPISDSIIKQHQKLLSSGVWCILTLAYLPSEEQGVSPWIIENLKPIQISNVDLEEFKNARKHFSKEEWIDGLLQSIGLNPSEFTFRSKLLQLSRLVPFAENNYNLIELGPKGTGKSHIYSELSPHGILISGGEVSKAKLFVNNSNGEIGLVGYWDVVAYDEFAGKTKKSDRGLVDIMKNYMANKSFSRGTQVYGASASMVFVGNTDHSVPYMLKHSDLFDALPKDYYDTAFLDRIHSYVAGWEVQKLRNEMFTEDYGFIVDYLAEILKDLRKEDRSNELLKFFELSDTITTRDKTSISKTFSGLVKVIYPHGEFSEVEAKELLEIAIENRMRVKQQLCKMDETFAEEIDFSYEIKSSGKRVSIETLEVLEYQASMEGDETHQESSELPKSSSDATETEDRIELTEGQRIIFDNQKGVSYEKLFGQYLYDFGSVEIVDPYIRLPYQQKNFMELAILLSKKKKKEEEVKLHLVTNNEEERINDSTEAFQAMAYSLESIGIIFTFEFKTEIHDRSLVIDNGWKIVLGRGLDIWQKTGGWHDINEYLQERRTCKACEITFIKQG from the coding sequence ATGAAGAACCTAGATTTGAAATTGAATGAGCATTTTGGAGGGAAGGTAGTTAGAAAAGACTTGACCAAGCATGTAAAAGGGAATGCTATAGTGCCTAGTTATGTGCTTGAGTACCTTTTAGGGCAATATTGCGCCACTGACGATGACGAAACCATACGGCAAGGGGTAGAAACTGTCAAAAATATTATAGCAAAACACTTTGTCCATAGAGATGAAGCCCAAATCATTAAATCTACGGTAAGGGAGAAGGGCTCTCACCGAATAATAGACAAGGTTGCTGTAAAGTTAAATGACAAAAAAGACATCTACGAAGCCAGTTTTGCCAACTTAGGGTTAACTAAAGTTCCCATTTCAGATTCAATCATCAAACAACACCAAAAGCTTCTTTCGAGTGGGGTTTGGTGTATCTTGACGTTAGCTTACCTGCCTTCTGAGGAGCAGGGCGTGTCGCCTTGGATAATTGAAAACCTGAAGCCTATCCAAATTTCCAATGTGGATTTGGAAGAGTTCAAAAATGCTAGAAAACATTTTTCGAAGGAAGAGTGGATTGATGGACTGCTGCAGTCTATTGGGCTAAACCCTTCTGAATTCACTTTTCGCTCCAAACTGCTCCAGTTGTCAAGGCTTGTGCCCTTTGCCGAAAACAACTATAACCTGATAGAACTAGGCCCTAAGGGCACAGGGAAAAGCCATATATATTCGGAGCTTTCCCCACATGGTATTTTAATTTCTGGAGGGGAGGTTTCCAAGGCTAAGTTGTTCGTGAACAATAGCAATGGGGAAATAGGCTTGGTGGGTTATTGGGACGTGGTGGCGTATGACGAGTTTGCTGGGAAAACCAAAAAGTCGGATAGGGGCTTGGTAGATATTATGAAAAACTACATGGCGAACAAGTCCTTTTCTAGGGGTACGCAAGTGTATGGGGCATCTGCCTCTATGGTTTTTGTGGGCAATACCGATCACTCAGTACCTTATATGCTCAAGCATAGTGATTTGTTTGATGCCCTTCCAAAAGATTATTATGACACTGCCTTTCTGGATAGAATACATTCTTATGTAGCAGGTTGGGAGGTTCAAAAGCTACGAAACGAGATGTTTACGGAGGACTACGGTTTCATAGTTGACTACCTAGCCGAAATCCTGAAAGATTTGAGAAAAGAAGATCGCTCCAATGAACTATTAAAGTTTTTTGAGCTTTCTGACACCATCACCACACGAGATAAAACGTCCATCTCAAAGACGTTTTCTGGGCTTGTGAAGGTGATTTATCCTCATGGAGAATTTAGCGAAGTAGAAGCAAAAGAGCTGTTGGAAATTGCGATTGAAAACAGGATGAGGGTAAAACAGCAGTTATGCAAAATGGACGAGACCTTTGCCGAGGAAATTGATTTTAGCTATGAAATCAAGTCTTCAGGCAAAAGGGTAAGTATAGAGACGTTAGAGGTATTAGAATACCAGGCCTCTATGGAAGGGGATGAAACCCACCAAGAGAGTTCAGAATTGCCAAAAAGTAGTTCCGATGCAACTGAAACAGAAGATAGAATCGAGCTTACAGAGGGGCAAAGAATCATTTTTGACAACCAGAAAGGAGTGTCGTATGAAAAACTATTTGGGCAATATCTTTATGATTTTGGTTCAGTGGAAATAGTTGATCCGTACATCCGTCTCCCTTACCAGCAAAAAAACTTTATGGAGTTGGCGATTCTGCTTTCAAAGAAGAAGAAAAAAGAGGAAGAAGTGAAACTGCATTTGGTGACAAATAATGAAGAAGAGCGGATTAATGATAGTACAGAAGCCTTTCAAGCGATGGCTTATTCTCTTGAGTCCATTGGAATCATATTCACTTTTGAGTTCAAAACAGAGATACACGATCGTTCCCTCGTCATAGACAATGGTTGGAAAATAGTTTTAGGACGGGGGCTGGATATTTGGCAAAAGACAGGAGGCTGGCACGACATCAACGAATACCTTCAAGAAAGACGCACTTGCAAGGCATGTGAGATTACTTTTATTAAACAGGGCTAA
- a CDS encoding helix-turn-helix transcriptional regulator yields MENIGDNIRSIRKEKGLSMNDVAAKVGLTYPGYQQIEKGRNTTIEKIWKIAEILEVSPSKLLGFGNDIDSVEMDNLKGRLKDKEKISKYLEKEVVLLKAYYLKEIGLFDDFINNYLEYFLPLEKEISDIENLGEDNTIDFIGNVNRLMNESIKKHSSKLSKINIEPSETKVIWEAFVKCFSDKSNLVDYTNVHLIEDLVTALQFLFLFNSFEEHMNKGKS; encoded by the coding sequence ATGGAAAATATCGGAGATAATATTAGGAGTATTCGGAAGGAAAAAGGGCTAAGTATGAATGATGTAGCCGCAAAGGTTGGCTTAACCTATCCGGGTTATCAGCAAATTGAAAAAGGACGTAATACTACTATCGAAAAAATATGGAAGATTGCTGAAATTCTTGAGGTTAGCCCAAGTAAGTTATTGGGGTTCGGTAATGATATTGATTCAGTTGAAATGGATAACCTCAAGGGAAGGCTAAAGGACAAAGAAAAAATTTCAAAATACCTCGAAAAAGAAGTAGTCCTACTAAAAGCTTATTATCTAAAAGAAATAGGTTTGTTTGATGATTTTATCAATAACTATCTTGAATATTTTTTACCACTAGAAAAAGAAATAAGTGATATTGAAAACTTAGGAGAGGATAATACAATAGACTTTATAGGTAATGTAAATAGGTTGATGAACGAAAGTATTAAAAAACATTCGTCTAAACTTTCAAAAATCAATATTGAGCCCTCTGAAACCAAAGTTATTTGGGAAGCATTTGTAAAATGTTTTTCAGATAAATCAAATTTAGTCGATTATACTAATGTACATCTAATAGAAGATTTGGTTACTGCTTTACAGTTTTTATTCTTATTTAATTCTTTTGAAGAGCATATGAATAAAGGTAAAAGCTAA
- the ssb gene encoding single-stranded DNA-binding protein yields the protein MLNEVQLLGRVGQAPELKKLDGGSTVATFSIATTEKWKDEKGELKEATEWHNAEAWNGIADTVSKYVEKGDMILIKGKLKTEKWEKDGQKHSSTKVRVTNLHLLPKGKGGMSDQDKQDVQQSKELLEYLGSLPEAEKTAFKEKFINFKKFISEENLNKDTAGFLGF from the coding sequence ATGCTAAATGAAGTACAGTTGCTCGGCAGGGTCGGACAAGCCCCCGAACTAAAGAAGCTAGATGGCGGCTCGACCGTCGCCACGTTTTCCATTGCCACCACCGAGAAGTGGAAGGACGAAAAAGGAGAGCTGAAAGAGGCCACCGAATGGCACAACGCAGAGGCATGGAACGGAATAGCCGATACCGTCTCCAAGTATGTGGAGAAAGGCGACATGATCCTCATCAAAGGAAAGCTCAAGACCGAGAAATGGGAAAAGGACGGGCAAAAGCATTCCTCTACAAAAGTTAGGGTCACCAACCTCCATTTGCTCCCCAAGGGGAAAGGCGGCATGTCCGACCAAGACAAACAGGACGTCCAACAGTCCAAGGAGCTCTTGGAGTACCTAGGCTCACTACCAGAAGCGGAAAAGACGGCTTTCAAGGAGAAGTTCATCAATTTCAAGAAGTTCATCAGCGAAGAGAACCTGAACAAGGACACGGCTGGTTTCTTGGGCTTTTAA